From Pedobacter indicus, a single genomic window includes:
- a CDS encoding polysaccharide biosynthesis protein, whose amino-acid sequence MNEWIFNVKESIKKFLLEGKTISKWLILFLDFLIVSWSFSFSFLLVKGFNFVEIDQNRFFVYVGVFCITAMIVLYFGRMHTGLLRYSNSVDLIRIFSASVTFSVAFLILILLFGSSVIDGAYVNLFLIVLINFFICTSLLVMLRITARNTYQFLTRRFAGRDFVRTLIYGSDRNAVLVKQALEANREVNYVVVGFIDTNRKRLYSYMEQKKVYHFKELPELKKYKKIDQLVIVHENLDERSKKVVIERAIRLGIKIITVPPTSEWLSGTLDKKQMQKLKIEDLLQRKPIKIDQSKVKDDLCGKRVLITGAAGSIGSEIVRQVMGYNPALLILCDNAESPLHSIQLEIEEKFPDGNIEVVISDVRDERRMEKLFKTCLPQVVYHAAAYKHVPLMENNPFEAVGVNVGGTKHVADLAVKYKTEKFVMVSTDKAVNPTNVMGASKRLAEIYIQSLNEHPENSTRFITTRFGNVLGSNGSVIPRFRSQIEKGGPITVTHPEITRYFMTIPEAVQLVLEAGTMGQGGEIFVFDMGKPVKIIDMAKKMIQLAGFEEGKDIKIVFSGLRPGEKLYEELLATAELTLPTHHEKISIAKVRVYPYEDANKSICDLIAVTKSKKNEEIVRKMKEIVPEFLSKNSIYEQLDQPSS is encoded by the coding sequence ACCGGTTCTTTGTTTACGTAGGTGTATTTTGTATAACTGCGATGATTGTTCTCTATTTTGGCAGGATGCATACCGGTTTGCTACGCTATTCTAATAGTGTAGATTTGATTCGTATATTCTCTGCGTCCGTTACATTCTCTGTAGCGTTCCTAATCTTAATCCTACTTTTTGGTTCGTCTGTTATTGACGGTGCATATGTGAATCTATTTTTGATTGTATTAATCAATTTTTTTATTTGCACCTCCCTGCTTGTCATGCTTCGAATCACAGCTCGAAACACGTATCAGTTTTTAACTAGGAGGTTCGCTGGGCGTGATTTTGTTCGCACACTTATCTATGGGTCAGATAGAAATGCTGTATTGGTTAAACAGGCACTTGAAGCAAACCGCGAAGTAAACTATGTTGTAGTCGGTTTTATTGATACCAACCGAAAGAGGCTCTATAGCTATATGGAACAAAAAAAAGTATATCACTTTAAGGAACTTCCGGAGCTAAAGAAATATAAGAAGATTGATCAATTGGTCATTGTTCATGAGAACTTGGACGAACGCTCAAAAAAGGTTGTTATTGAGCGCGCGATTAGACTAGGTATTAAGATAATCACAGTTCCACCAACCAGTGAATGGCTTTCCGGCACACTCGATAAAAAACAGATGCAGAAACTTAAGATCGAGGATCTTTTGCAACGAAAACCTATCAAAATTGATCAAAGTAAAGTTAAAGATGATCTCTGTGGAAAACGAGTATTAATTACTGGTGCGGCGGGCTCTATAGGATCTGAAATTGTGCGACAAGTTATGGGCTACAATCCGGCGCTTTTGATATTGTGTGATAATGCTGAAAGCCCCCTACATAGCATTCAATTAGAGATCGAAGAAAAATTTCCAGACGGGAATATAGAAGTTGTTATATCGGACGTAAGAGACGAACGTCGAATGGAAAAGCTTTTTAAAACTTGCTTGCCACAAGTCGTTTATCACGCAGCTGCATATAAACATGTACCTTTAATGGAAAACAATCCATTTGAAGCCGTTGGGGTGAATGTAGGTGGAACGAAACATGTAGCGGATCTTGCCGTGAAGTACAAAACTGAAAAGTTTGTGATGGTATCTACTGATAAGGCAGTTAACCCGACAAATGTAATGGGTGCTTCCAAACGTTTAGCGGAGATATACATTCAGTCTTTAAATGAGCATCCAGAAAATAGCACACGGTTTATAACCACGAGGTTTGGCAATGTATTAGGCTCTAACGGATCCGTAATACCTCGCTTCAGGTCTCAAATTGAAAAAGGAGGCCCTATTACCGTAACGCATCCTGAGATTACTCGCTATTTTATGACCATCCCTGAAGCTGTACAGCTTGTGTTGGAGGCGGGCACGATGGGTCAAGGCGGCGAGATTTTTGTATTCGATATGGGCAAACCAGTGAAAATTATTGATATGGCTAAAAAAATGATTCAACTGGCAGGGTTTGAGGAAGGCAAGGATATTAAAATTGTATTTTCAGGTTTAAGGCCAGGTGAAAAGCTATACGAAGAGCTTCTCGCCACGGCTGAGTTGACTTTGCCGACCCACCATGAGAAAATCAGTATCGCGAAAGTTCGAGTCTATCCTTATGAAGATGCCAACAAATCGATCTGTGACCTTATCGCTGTCACGAAATCCAAAAAAAATGAGGAAATTGTTCGAAAAATGAAGGAAATTGTTCCTGAATTCCTAAGTAAGAATTCCATTTATGAGCAACTCGATCAGCCATCTTCCTAA
- a CDS encoding amidohydrolase family protein: MSNSISHLPNNSPSSHHPKSDSSFKQGIVDAHAHFWDLSRLEYPWLDEVPAIKRDYFPKDYTDQIKDIPVAEIVFVQSDCASEQSLKEVEFVSRLALQETRIKGIVAHNPIDNIHRAIKELDILKTNPLVKGIRCMFKDSGRFLSSHAIDVLKILPSYNYPFDICIQFNDLPNIIKMIEQCPDTCFIIDHLAKPVIDESRFEEFQQEMDVLASFPNVFAKITGLITEAGPHWSTEQLKPYITYAIEAFGHHRLMFGSNWPVLLLNGTFNNWYEMVDSFMHSYSDDERSQLFRKTAEVVYRLK; encoded by the coding sequence ATGAGCAACTCGATCAGCCATCTTCCTAATAACAGCCCTTCTTCGCATCATCCCAAAAGTGATTCTTCTTTTAAACAGGGTATTGTAGACGCTCATGCCCACTTCTGGGACTTAAGCCGTTTGGAATACCCATGGTTAGATGAGGTTCCGGCAATAAAAAGGGACTACTTCCCGAAAGATTATACTGATCAAATCAAAGATATCCCAGTCGCAGAAATTGTTTTCGTACAAAGCGATTGCGCTTCAGAACAAAGCCTAAAAGAAGTTGAGTTTGTTAGTCGACTCGCTTTGCAAGAAACTCGAATCAAGGGAATTGTTGCGCATAACCCGATTGATAACATCCATCGTGCTATCAAAGAACTAGATATACTAAAAACCAATCCGTTGGTCAAGGGAATAAGATGCATGTTTAAAGATTCCGGTCGATTTCTTTCGTCTCATGCAATTGACGTTCTTAAAATTCTACCTTCCTATAATTACCCCTTCGATATTTGCATCCAATTCAATGATCTACCCAATATAATCAAGATGATCGAGCAATGCCCCGATACTTGTTTTATAATCGATCATTTAGCAAAACCAGTTATTGACGAATCTCGATTTGAGGAATTTCAACAAGAAATGGATGTCTTAGCTAGTTTCCCTAATGTATTTGCCAAAATAACGGGTCTAATCACAGAAGCAGGGCCGCATTGGTCGACAGAGCAACTAAAACCATACATAACGTATGCAATAGAAGCCTTTGGCCATCACCGTCTGATGTTTGGTAGCAATTGGCCTGTCTTGCTTTTGAACGGAACATTCAATAACTGGTACGAAATGGTTGACTCATTTATGCATTCCTACTCGGATGACGAAAGATCTCAACTATTTCGCAAGACAGCAGAAGTAGTCTATCGGCTTAAATAA
- a CDS encoding YMGG-like glycine zipper-containing protein, with protein sequence MKKLLIGCLLGLGVSVSILPACSNADGKKSEEMAQRYEIEKRIKDSLRLDSFERAEAAKNALEEKQAREEAAAVQSSSYSSSSSQAQYASDNDYTAADNDYQYPVVEKKKGWSDAAKGTAIGGAVGAGVGALIDKDKRARGAIIGAAIGGGSGYAIGRKRDRQSGRVQK encoded by the coding sequence ATGAAAAAGTTATTAATCGGATGCCTACTGGGACTAGGAGTCTCAGTATCTATTTTACCAGCATGTAGTAATGCCGATGGTAAAAAATCAGAAGAAATGGCTCAGCGCTACGAAATAGAAAAACGGATTAAAGATAGTTTGCGTCTTGATAGCTTTGAAAGAGCCGAAGCTGCAAAAAACGCATTAGAAGAAAAGCAAGCACGGGAAGAAGCCGCTGCAGTACAATCGTCTAGCTACTCGTCCTCGTCTAGTCAGGCACAGTATGCTTCAGACAATGACTATACCGCAGCTGACAACGATTATCAATATCCAGTAGTTGAAAAGAAAAAAGGCTGGAGCGATGCAGCTAAAGGAACCGCTATTGGCGGTGCCGTAGGAGCTGGAGTAGGTGCTTTAATTGATAAGGATAAACGAGCACGCGGTGCTATTATTGGTGCTGCAATTGGTGGCGGAAGTGGATATGCGATTGGCCGTAAGAGAGATCGCCAAAGCGGACGAGTACAGAAATAA